CTCCAATCGGTTATTGTACCAAAAGCCATTTTCATCTACCAAAAACTTAGATTTTAGGTTAACCGAAATAGAACCTACCAAAAACCTAATGGTTTCTTCATTCATTCTACCTTGTTGGTGCATTAAGCATAGAAGATGAATAAATTTTCCCTTATCTTCAAACGATAATGTAGCGCAGCCAGTAAAGAAATCCTGACTATAAAAGAGAAAAGCCGGGTCTTTAGCCATTAGGATATTACTTTAAAAGATGCTCTAAATTTGAAATACGGCTCAATACAGCCGCTTTAACCGAACTTGTAAGCCTAAGTGTGCTTTCTGCCCATTTAAGGTATTGAAGGTCTTCTATTTGGTTTATTGGGATGCCCTTGTATTTCCCTACATAAAGTTTTGGTACATCGTGGGGAATATTTTTAATGGGAACCACAACCATTACAATAAGCTACTTGGTTATTGGCTTTTTTAATTGTGTGGTAATCGTTTACTAAACCACACTTATTGCATACTATATCCATAAAATAAAAAAACCTTTAAGTTTCGGGTAGCCGCCTTACTCCTTAAAGATTTTAAAAAGTTATCTAACCATCGGCTACTGGTTATTATTGATATATGTTAACTCATGCTTTAATATTCTCCCCAAATTTACAACTCTCAGCTTATTCACCAAATTTATTTTCATGAATTTTCCTTAACGTACTTTTTCATGGCTTTAATACCCTCCCTGTTCATTTTTATTTTTGGTAAGCGATAACGATAATAAACGCCAGTATGGGAGGGGTTGCGCTTAGACTTGAATGGTGTTGGGGTTTTATCTACTATTACGCCGAATTTACGCTCAATACTACGTCCTATTTCTCTTGGAACATTAGTTATAGCAAAATCACGAAATCCGGTCATGATGCTTATTACTTCACCATTTAATAATGCTTTTGCAAGTGCTGCTGTTTGTGTCATAATTTTTATTTTTTAAGGTTAGAAATTATTTTCTCTACTTGTTGATATTCCCAATATGGGTATGCTTTTATTATAGTGCAAATATCTGCACCCATCCTTGCAAAACCAATGCAGACAGCCTTTTCAGTCTTATTCATTATGTTTGAGTATTTGATTTACTTGTTCTTCTGTAAGAGGTAAGATTTGGCCTTTCTTAGTTTTGGATTTAGTGTATTTGAAATAATATATCCCCTTCTTTTCTTCTACAAAAGTTAATTCATTTCCATCTGTCTTAATCTTTATCGTTATAGGGGGCTTCATTTGCGTTTTTAAAAATGTACTGTACTTATGGTAGGGGCTTTCACCCTGCTTTTACTTGTCGAACGTGGCCAGCGTGTGTGATGGCTTGCAAGGATATTATCCGCTAACTAATATTCCGAGCCACATAAATACAGTACAAGGACAAATGTAAGGGGGAGTTTTGGCATTTCCAAAAAATAAATGAAAATTTTTTTGCAGATTGGAATATTTCATTATCTTTGACCAATAACCAAACAATAATTTATGGCTAAGATGAAAGCATCTTTAAAAGAAAAGATTGAAAAAGGGATGGATGGAAGAACCCAAACCCATATATTAGGTAAGCTAAAAGATAAGGGGGTGTTCATGAGTGATAGCCAATTTTCCAGAAAAAAATTAGGCAGAGAAAAATTTAAACCAGAAGAATTAGAAGTACTATCTGAAATACTTAATACTGATTTAAACAAGTAAAATTATGATACGATTTTTATTTAATACACGGGTAGGGTATTTTTTATTTCTTGTATTGTTAGGTGGCTTTTTAACTGGTGGGGTATTGGTTTTATTTAATGGTGGCTCTATTTGGGGGGCTGTTATTGGTTCTTCTTTAGCCGCTATTTATGTTCTTTATAGCAGAAGAAATAAAATAAAAGATTGGGTATGAGATTTTGTGAAGTACAAGGCTGTTCTTATCCGGTTTTTGGAACGGATAAATTAACCCGAACTGGTTATTGTAAAAGGCATCAAAGTTTAAGAACAGATATATCCAAAGAAACGATTTTACAAAAAGCAATAGCAAAGCAAAGAAAGAACGCAGCCCTACGTCAAAACACTAATCTTCGTAAATTAGCGGTTGAAGATGATGGAAATAGAGAAATGGTTAAGGCAACGCAAAGTAAAAGCGAACTATTAAGAGAAGCAGATAAGGCTTTTGGAGATGCAATAAAAAGAAGGGATGCAGATAAGAACGGTGATGTTGTTTGTCCATGCTGCAATAAAAAATACAACGTAAAACAAGTAGATAAAGAAGGTAAAGCAGTAGTGCAGCCACTTCACTTCATTGATAGGGGTGTTTATAGTTTACGATGGGATGAGGATAATGTTCATGCAGGGTGTAGCTATTGCAACCTTAGCCAATTCCTTAATCCAAAAGGTAAAGAGCATGAAAACTATCATAAATTTTTAGTAGATAAAGTAGGGGAACAATGGGTAGTAGAAATGGAATTAGCCCACAGGAAAATAAATAAGATTACAGAACAACAATTAAGAACCGTTATAGAACATTATTCACAAAACTAAAAAATATGCCATACTGTAAACATTGCAACGAATATGTATCTTCTAATGCAAACTACCATGACTGTAAAAAAGTTGGGCTTCTTAATGTAAGTCAAGATGATTCATTTTTAGTATCTGCTATTATTGGAGCGACAACGGATTCGGCAATACTTGGAGGATTACTTGGAGGGGATATTTCGGGAGGTATTATAGGCGATTTACTTGACGGGGATTTATTTGATTAATTGAATACTTAAATACTGAATTATGAAAGGGATTACAATAACGATAGGCGGTGTACAAGAAGTAAAAAATAAAGTTTATTACAGGGGTGTGGATTGTATTTATGTAGATAAGGGGTTTGGTGAGTATTGGATAAAACCGTTATTGCCCAATGGCAACATAGAAGGGCTTGCTGGTATGGGTAAGACAATAACCAAAAAACAATTAGATAGATTACTAAAAAATAAAAATAACAACCAATGAATACAAAATGGCATCCAGACGAAGGAGAAGAAGACGAAATATCAATGCAAGAACAAGAACCTAACACAGAACAATCATTTTTAAAACAATAATTTATGTTAATGAAGTTAATTGGTATATTAGCGTTGGGTTTGGGAATTGCAATGTTCCCCCAACCAGAAAAAGAATATAGTGCAAAGTTAACTGCTAATGAATGGCAGATAGTGGTTAACTGTATTGTAGCCCCCGATGATGTAAGTCCAAACCAACGAAAGACCGCCTTTCAAAAACTATTCCCTCAAATCCAACAACAGTTAGCAGCAGATACCATTAAAAAGAAATAAGCATGAAAGAAAATATAAATAAATGGTGTGAAATTTTTTCTGAATTATTATCTATTAAAGAAAAGCATACCGTTGTTTTTACAAGTTGCTTAAAGCGTAGCGATTATTTTTTACCAATGATTAAGATTGGTTCTTTAGAGCCGTTTAGTAAACCTGCTTGGTTTTGCGAAATATGGATTGATGATAAGTGTATATTTAGGGAAAGTAGAATACCAATAGATGAATCAAATGAACAAGCCGAAATAAAAACAATAGATAAATTGATGCAATCTATATTTAATCATGGCGTTATGGGAGCAAAAGGGATTTTGGATAAAATTGAAAAATGACACCTGAAGAAACTTTAATAGAAAGGTATAGGGAAAGGCTAACCAAAATATACACCAATCCTAACCCTTATGTTAAGCATCCTGAAATT
The sequence above is drawn from the Chitinophagaceae bacterium genome and encodes:
- a CDS encoding recombination protein NinG, producing MRFCEVQGCSYPVFGTDKLTRTGYCKRHQSLRTDISKETILQKAIAKQRKNAALRQNTNLRKLAVEDDGNREMVKATQSKSELLREADKAFGDAIKRRDADKNGDVVCPCCNKKYNVKQVDKEGKAVVQPLHFIDRGVYSLRWDEDNVHAGCSYCNLSQFLNPKGKEHENYHKFLVDKVGEQWVVEMELAHRKINKITEQQLRTVIEHYSQN